In the Malus domestica chromosome 16, GDT2T_hap1 genome, one interval contains:
- the LOC103404060 gene encoding prefoldin subunit 1, producing MADEANRAAFLEIQGRMIELTAKLKQVQTQMRNKEGERKRAFLTLEELRPLSDDSNTYKSIGTSFVLEPKSVLVKEQEQKLKDSETAIASLQTSKEYIEKQVAEVESNLRELLNQDPALARQIMSMTVM from the exons ATGGCCGACGAAGCCAACAGGGCt GCGTTCTTGGAAATTCAGGGCCGCATGATCGAGCTCACTGCGAAATTGAAgcag GTGCAGACGCAGATGCGGAACAAGGAAGGAGAAAGGAAGCGTGCTTTTCTAACCTTGGAGGAGCTGCGGCCTCTATCTGATGATTCAAATACTTACAAATCTATAGGTACTTC GTTTGTGTTAGAGCCCAAGTCAGTGTTAGTGAAAGAACAGGAACAAAAGCTCAAGGATAGTGAGACTGCAATCGCCTCGCTCCAG ACCTCAAAGGAATACATCGAGAAACAGGTTGCAGAGGTGGAGAGCAACTTGAGGGAGCTATTGAACCAAGATCCAGCCCTTGCTCGCCAGATAATGTCCATGACTGTAATGTAG